In one Oncorhynchus nerka isolate Pitt River unplaced genomic scaffold, Oner_Uvic_2.0 unplaced_scaffold_1070, whole genome shotgun sequence genomic region, the following are encoded:
- the LOC135570162 gene encoding phosphoribosyl pyrophosphate synthase-associated protein 2-like, translated as MGSISSLSLQIRDGSQAQSFAERLRLGIAVIHGEAQDAESDLVDGRHSPPTVKIPLLIPKEKPPITVVGDVGGRIAIIVDDIIDDVDSFVAAAQTLKKHGAYKIFVMATHGILSSDAPKLIEESAIDKVVVTNTIPHEHQKLQCVKIQTVDISLILSEAIRRIYNGESMSYLFRHIGLED; from the exons ggccCAGTCGTTTGCAGAGCGTTTGCGTCTTGGTATTGCAGTGATCCATGGAGAGGCCCAGGATGCAGAGTCAGACCTGGTGGATGGAAGACACTCCCCTCCTACTGTCAAGATaccac tgttgaTCCCTAAAGAGAAGCCTCCCATCACAGTGGTAGGAGACGTAGGAGGACGCATCGCCATCATAGtg GATGACATCATCGATGACGTGGACAGTTTCGTGGCGGCCGCGCAGACGTTGAAGAAGCACGGAGCGTACAAGATATTCGTCATGGCGACGCACGGCATCCTCTCCTCCGATGCACCGAAACTCATAGAGGAATCTGCCATCGAcaag gtggtggTAACCAACACTATTCCTCATGAGCATCAGAAGCTGCAGTGTGTTAAGATCCAGACGGTGGACATCAGCCTGATCCTCTCTGAAGCCATCAGACGAATCTACAACGGAGAGAGCATGTCCTACCTGTTCAGACACATCGGACTGGaggactga